The following are encoded in a window of Kitasatospora sp. NBC_01250 genomic DNA:
- the argS gene encoding arginine--tRNA ligase produces MAEVRAAMTLVEDAVAGAMTRVLTPELARRDPVVRPSEHADFQSNVALSLAGPAGTPPRELALALHAELAGGPVAATLAGPGFLNLTLTDERLWGQLADRLADPRLGVGLPLAGTRTVVDYSGPNIAKGMHVGHLRSTVIGDVLARVLAFLGGEVIRQNHLGDWGTNFGMLIQYLVEHPEYDWQGDTAADQVSVLDVLYQAARRLFEADPAFAERARQRVVALQGGDEATLALWRELTAVSGKAFQALYERLGVLLTEQDTAAESSYNPYLDEVVAELVEAGIAVDSDGALCVFAEDLTGPDGEPVPLIVRKKDGGYGYPATDLATLRHRVERLGVDRILYVTDARQALHFRQVFATARRAGWLPAGVAAVHVPFGMVLGPGGTPFKTRSGGTVPLAGLLDEAVEGARAATADKAHELTAEALTEVVEAAGIGAVKYADLSTSRAKNYVFDTAQMVSLNGNTGVYLQYAHARLCTLLGKAGGAGADGVDASLPLHPAERALILRLDGFDAVLGEVARELEPHRLCSYLFALAKALTEFYGACPVLKAPTPALRANRLALCRLTARTLAQGLDLLGLKAPERM; encoded by the coding sequence GTGGCTGAGGTACGCGCGGCGATGACTTTGGTGGAGGACGCGGTGGCCGGTGCCATGACGCGTGTCCTGACCCCAGAGCTCGCCCGACGCGACCCCGTGGTGCGGCCCTCGGAGCACGCCGACTTCCAGTCCAACGTGGCGCTCTCGCTGGCCGGTCCGGCCGGGACGCCGCCGCGCGAGCTGGCGCTCGCGCTGCACGCCGAGCTGGCCGGCGGCCCGGTCGCCGCGACCCTGGCCGGGCCCGGTTTCCTCAACCTGACGCTGACCGACGAGCGGCTCTGGGGCCAGCTCGCCGACCGGCTCGCCGATCCGAGGCTCGGGGTGGGGCTGCCGCTGGCCGGCACCCGCACCGTGGTCGACTACTCCGGGCCGAACATCGCCAAGGGGATGCACGTCGGCCACCTGCGCAGCACCGTCATCGGTGACGTGCTGGCCCGGGTGCTGGCCTTCCTGGGCGGTGAGGTGATCCGGCAGAACCACCTGGGCGACTGGGGCACCAACTTCGGCATGCTGATCCAGTACCTGGTGGAGCATCCCGAGTACGACTGGCAGGGGGACACGGCGGCCGACCAGGTCTCGGTGCTGGACGTCCTCTACCAGGCCGCCCGGCGGCTCTTCGAGGCCGATCCCGCCTTCGCCGAGCGGGCCCGGCAGCGGGTGGTGGCGCTGCAGGGCGGCGACGAGGCGACGCTGGCCCTGTGGCGGGAGCTGACGGCCGTCTCCGGCAAGGCGTTCCAGGCGCTCTACGAGCGGCTCGGGGTGCTGCTCACCGAGCAGGACACCGCCGCCGAGTCCAGCTACAACCCGTACCTGGACGAGGTGGTGGCGGAGCTGGTCGAGGCCGGTATCGCGGTCGACAGCGACGGCGCGCTCTGCGTCTTCGCCGAGGACCTGACCGGGCCGGACGGCGAGCCGGTGCCGCTGATCGTGCGCAAGAAGGACGGCGGCTACGGCTACCCGGCCACCGACCTGGCCACCCTGCGGCACCGGGTGGAGCGGCTCGGCGTGGACCGGATCCTCTACGTCACCGACGCCCGGCAGGCGCTGCACTTCCGGCAGGTCTTCGCCACCGCCCGGCGGGCGGGCTGGCTGCCCGCCGGGGTGGCGGCGGTGCACGTGCCGTTCGGGATGGTGCTCGGCCCCGGCGGCACCCCGTTCAAGACCCGCTCGGGCGGCACCGTGCCGCTGGCCGGGCTGCTGGACGAGGCCGTCGAGGGGGCGCGGGCGGCGACGGCCGACAAGGCGCACGAGCTGACCGCCGAGGCGCTCACGGAGGTGGTCGAGGCGGCCGGGATCGGCGCGGTCAAGTACGCGGACCTGTCCACCTCGCGGGCGAAGAACTACGTCTTCGACACTGCCCAGATGGTCTCGCTGAACGGCAACACCGGTGTCTACCTGCAGTACGCGCACGCCCGGCTGTGCACCCTGCTGGGCAAGGCGGGCGGTGCCGGGGCGGACGGGGTGGACGCCTCGCTGCCGCTGCACCCGGCGGAGCGGGCGCTGATCCTGCGGCTGGACGGCTTCGACGCGGTACTCGGCGAGGTGGCCCGGGAGTTGGAGCCGCACCGGCTCTGCAGCTACCTGTTCGCGCTGGCCAAGGCGCTCACCGAGTTCTACGGCGCCTGCCCGGTGCTCAAGGCGCCCACCCCGGCGCTGCGGGCCAACCGGCTGGCGCTCTGCCGGCTGACCGCGCGCACCCTGGCGCAGGGGCTCGACCTGCTGGGACTGAAGGCGCCGGAGCGGATGTAG
- the paaN gene encoding phenylacetic acid degradation protein PaaN → MAAVDALIERHQETLTRALTALGERDYWSPYPEFPKAYGEGAPEEGRRAFESLLGTPFALPGQPSTGELEGTEVSPFGLELNISYPRSEVPELLAAAKAAQGAWAAATPAARAAVCLEILARINARSHEMALAVQHTTGQAAAMAFQAGGPHAQDRGLEAVAYAYAEQAKLPAEASWTKPQGKRDPLVLRKRFVTVPRGTALMIGCNTFPTWNGYPGLFASLATGNPVVVKPHPRAVLPLALTVRIAREVLEEAGFDPNLVTLAAERDREGIAKTLALHPDVRIIDYTGSTEFGDWLEQNAKQALVYTEKAGVNTVVIESTGNYKGMLANLAFALSLYTGQMCTTPQNLLIPRGGIETDQGPKSYDEVVADLAGSIEGLLGDDARAAAILGAVVNPAVLQRSAAAAGGEYGDLALAPRVVTSEEFPGATIRTPALIKVEAHKPDDRALFLTECFGPVYFAVAVDSAQDAVELLRLTVTEKGAMTATGYTTSAEVEQQLVQACLDSGVCLSLNLTGGVYPNQTAAFSDLHGTGANPAANAAYTDAAFVANRFRVVEIRYQD, encoded by the coding sequence ATGGCCGCCGTGGACGCATTGATCGAACGTCACCAGGAGACCCTCACCCGGGCGCTCACCGCGCTCGGCGAACGGGACTACTGGTCGCCCTACCCCGAGTTCCCCAAGGCCTACGGCGAGGGCGCACCCGAGGAGGGCAGGCGTGCCTTCGAGTCCCTGCTCGGCACCCCCTTCGCGCTGCCCGGCCAGCCCAGCACCGGCGAGCTGGAGGGCACCGAGGTCTCCCCCTTCGGCCTCGAACTGAACATCTCCTACCCGCGCAGCGAGGTCCCCGAGCTGCTGGCCGCCGCCAAGGCCGCCCAGGGCGCCTGGGCCGCCGCCACCCCGGCCGCCCGCGCCGCGGTCTGCCTGGAGATCCTGGCCCGGATCAACGCCCGCTCGCACGAGATGGCGCTGGCCGTCCAGCACACCACCGGTCAGGCCGCCGCGATGGCCTTCCAGGCCGGCGGCCCGCACGCCCAGGACCGGGGCCTGGAGGCGGTCGCCTACGCCTACGCCGAGCAGGCCAAGCTGCCCGCCGAGGCCAGCTGGACCAAGCCGCAGGGCAAGCGCGACCCGCTGGTGCTGCGCAAGCGCTTCGTCACCGTGCCGCGCGGCACCGCGCTGATGATCGGCTGCAACACCTTCCCGACCTGGAACGGCTACCCCGGTCTGTTCGCCTCGCTGGCCACCGGCAACCCGGTGGTGGTCAAGCCTCACCCGCGCGCGGTGCTGCCGCTGGCGCTCACCGTGCGGATCGCCCGCGAGGTGCTCGAGGAGGCCGGCTTCGACCCCAACCTCGTCACGCTGGCCGCCGAGCGCGACCGCGAGGGCATCGCCAAGACCCTGGCGCTCCACCCGGACGTGCGGATCATCGACTACACCGGCTCCACCGAGTTCGGCGACTGGCTGGAGCAGAACGCCAAGCAGGCGCTGGTCTACACCGAGAAGGCCGGCGTCAACACGGTGGTCATCGAGTCCACCGGCAACTACAAGGGGATGCTGGCCAACCTGGCCTTCGCGCTCTCCCTCTACACCGGCCAGATGTGCACCACCCCGCAGAACCTGCTGATCCCGCGCGGCGGCATCGAGACCGACCAGGGCCCGAAGTCCTACGACGAGGTGGTCGCCGACCTGGCCGGCTCGATCGAGGGCCTGCTCGGCGACGACGCCCGGGCCGCCGCGATCCTGGGCGCCGTGGTCAACCCGGCCGTGCTGCAGCGCAGCGCGGCGGCGGCCGGCGGCGAGTACGGCGACCTCGCCCTCGCGCCGCGGGTGGTGACCAGCGAGGAGTTCCCGGGCGCCACCATCCGCACCCCCGCGCTGATCAAGGTCGAGGCGCACAAGCCGGACGACCGTGCGCTCTTCCTCACCGAGTGCTTCGGCCCGGTCTACTTCGCCGTCGCCGTCGACTCCGCCCAGGACGCCGTGGAGCTGCTGCGCCTGACCGTCACCGAGAAGGGCGCGATGACGGCCACCGGCTACACCACCTCCGCCGAGGTCGAGCAGCAGCTGGTCCAGGCCTGCCTGGACTCCGGCGTCTGCCTCTCGCTCAACCTCACCGGGGGCGTCTACCCGAACCAGACCGCCGCCTTCTCCGACCTGCACGGCACCGGCGCCAACCCGGCCGCCAACGCCGCCTACACCGACGCCGCCTTCGTGGCCAACCGGTTCCGCGTGGTGGAGATCCGCTACCAGGACTGA
- a CDS encoding TetR/AcrR family transcriptional regulator: MAEYPNRTTYTVDSLLAVTVEVFNDRGYDGTSMEDLSRAAGISKSSIYHHVRGKEELLRLAVGRALDGLFAILDEPGAGRGRAVDRLEHVVRRTTEVLLAELPYVTLLLRVRGNTGTEKWALERRRDFDHRVAELLREAVAAGELRADVEPRLATRLLFGMINSIVEWYRPDGPLAEHTVDGVPDAVIHLAFDGLRA; this comes from the coding sequence ATGGCCGAGTACCCGAACCGCACCACTTACACCGTCGACTCCCTGCTCGCCGTCACCGTGGAGGTCTTCAACGACCGCGGCTACGACGGCACCTCGATGGAGGACCTGTCGCGGGCGGCCGGGATCTCCAAGTCCTCGATCTACCACCACGTGCGCGGCAAGGAGGAGCTGCTGCGGCTCGCGGTCGGCCGGGCGCTGGACGGGCTGTTCGCGATCCTGGACGAGCCGGGTGCCGGCCGGGGCCGGGCCGTGGACCGGCTGGAGCACGTGGTGCGGCGGACCACCGAGGTGCTGCTGGCCGAGCTGCCCTACGTCACGCTGCTGCTGCGGGTGCGCGGCAACACCGGCACCGAGAAGTGGGCGCTGGAGCGCCGCCGGGACTTCGACCACCGGGTGGCCGAGCTGCTCCGGGAGGCGGTGGCGGCGGGCGAGCTGCGCGCGGACGTGGAGCCGCGGCTGGCCACCCGGCTGCTCTTCGGGATGATCAACTCGATCGTCGAGTGGTACCGGCCCGACGGCCCGCTGGCGGAGCACACGGTGGACGGGGTGCCGGACGCGGTGATCCACCTGGCCTTCGACGGTCTGCGGGCCTGA
- a CDS encoding Lrp/AsnC family transcriptional regulator, whose product MSAEQMAGSTGGRAQLPAVGTGADRGLDRVDRSILRLLQQDGRASIRSVAERVHVSRANAYARIARMMEDGVIRGFTARVDHERAGQGACAYVTLKIVQNSWRTVREQLLDLPGVAHIALVGGEFDVLMLVHTADNRALRELVLGSIQAIPDVLSTQTLLVFEETDRVPPA is encoded by the coding sequence ATGAGTGCTGAACAAATGGCCGGGTCGACCGGAGGCAGAGCGCAGCTCCCGGCGGTGGGCACCGGCGCCGACCGGGGCCTCGACCGGGTCGACCGCTCGATCCTGCGGCTGCTCCAGCAGGACGGCCGGGCCTCGATACGCTCGGTCGCCGAGCGGGTGCACGTCTCGCGCGCCAACGCCTACGCCCGGATCGCCCGAATGATGGAGGACGGCGTGATCCGCGGCTTCACCGCCCGGGTCGACCACGAGCGGGCCGGTCAGGGCGCCTGCGCCTACGTCACCCTGAAGATCGTCCAGAACTCCTGGCGCACCGTGCGCGAACAGCTGCTCGACCTGCCGGGGGTGGCGCACATCGCCCTGGTGGGCGGCGAGTTCGACGTGCTGATGCTGGTGCACACCGCCGACAACCGGGCGCTGCGGGAGCTGGTGCTGGGCAGCATCCAGGCCATCCCCGACGTGCTCTCCACCCAGACCCTGCTGGTCTTCGAGGAGACCGACCGGGTACCTCCGGCCTGA
- the pdhA gene encoding pyruvate dehydrogenase (acetyl-transferring) E1 component subunit alpha: MTVLDHRPTAPVPPWLPDASGPRTDPAPLLPDTSPVRVLGTPALAKYDPELLRDLYRRLVVGRRYNQQATTLTKQGRLAVYPSSTGQEACEVAAAAVLGADDWLFPSYRDTLAVVGRGVDPLAALTLLRGSAHTGYDPRATRTAPLCTPLATQAPHAVGLAHAARLRGEPVVALAMLGDGGTSEGDFHEALNFAAVLNAPVVFLVQNNGYAISVPLTKQSAAPSLAHKAVGYGMPGRLVDGNDVVAVHAVLAEAMDRARSGGGPTLVEALTYRLEAHTNADDATRYRVGEEVEAWRAHDPLVLMERHLREADLLDDATVARAAEEAEAVAATMRAEFHAEPELDPLSLFRHVYAEPTPQLMEQAEQLAAELAAEQAGAGA, translated from the coding sequence ATGACCGTCCTCGACCACCGGCCCACCGCGCCCGTCCCCCCGTGGCTGCCCGACGCGAGCGGCCCCAGGACCGACCCCGCACCGCTGCTGCCGGACACCTCCCCGGTCCGCGTCCTCGGCACCCCCGCGCTGGCCAAGTACGACCCCGAGCTGCTGCGCGACCTGTACCGCCGACTGGTGGTGGGCCGCCGCTACAACCAGCAGGCGACCACCCTCACCAAGCAGGGCCGGCTCGCGGTCTACCCCTCCTCCACCGGCCAGGAGGCCTGCGAGGTGGCGGCGGCGGCCGTGCTCGGCGCCGACGACTGGCTCTTCCCCAGCTACCGCGACACCCTCGCGGTGGTCGGGCGCGGGGTGGACCCGCTGGCCGCGCTGACCCTGCTGCGCGGCAGCGCGCACACCGGCTACGACCCCCGGGCCACCCGGACCGCGCCGCTCTGCACCCCGCTGGCCACCCAGGCGCCGCACGCGGTCGGGCTGGCGCACGCGGCGCGGCTGCGCGGCGAGCCGGTGGTGGCGCTCGCCATGCTCGGCGACGGCGGCACCAGCGAGGGCGACTTCCACGAGGCGCTGAACTTCGCCGCGGTGCTGAACGCCCCGGTGGTCTTCCTGGTGCAGAACAACGGCTACGCCATCTCGGTGCCGCTCACCAAGCAGTCGGCGGCGCCGAGCCTGGCGCACAAGGCGGTCGGCTACGGGATGCCCGGACGGCTGGTGGACGGCAACGACGTGGTGGCCGTGCACGCGGTGCTGGCCGAAGCGATGGACCGGGCCAGGTCCGGCGGCGGCCCGACCCTGGTGGAGGCGCTGACCTACCGGCTGGAGGCGCACACCAACGCCGACGACGCGACCCGCTACCGGGTCGGCGAGGAGGTGGAGGCCTGGCGCGCGCACGATCCGCTGGTGCTGATGGAGCGCCACCTGCGCGAGGCCGACCTGCTGGACGACGCGACGGTGGCCCGGGCGGCCGAGGAGGCCGAGGCGGTGGCGGCCACCATGCGCGCGGAGTTCCACGCCGAGCCCGAGCTCGACCCGCTCAGCCTGTTCCGGCACGTGTACGCCGAACCGACGCCGCAACTCATGGAGCAGGCGGAACAGTTGGCGGCCGAGCTGGCGGCCGAGCAGGCGGGGGCGGGGGCGTGA
- a CDS encoding alpha-ketoacid dehydrogenase subunit beta — translation MTTEQGVRTSSMAQALNAALRDEMRADPAVHLLGEDVGTLGGVFRITDGLAAEFGADRCLDTPLAEAGILGTAIGMAMYGLRPVVEMQFDAFAYPAMEQLVSHVAKMRNRTAGGLGLPITVRVPYGGGIGGVEHHSDSSEAYYTATPGLHVVTPATVSDAYGLLRASIASDDPVIFLEPKRLYWSKDELDTTAPSEPIGRAVLRRAGRSAVLITYGPSLPVCLEAAEAARAEGWDLAVLDLRSLVPFDDATVCEVVRSVGRAVVVHEASGFGGVGAEIAARVSERCFHHLAAPVLRVTGFDIPYPPPMLEHHHLPGVDRILDAVAKLQWED, via the coding sequence ATGACCACGGAGCAGGGTGTGCGCACCAGCAGCATGGCGCAGGCGCTCAACGCCGCGCTGCGCGACGAGATGCGGGCCGACCCGGCGGTGCACCTGCTGGGCGAGGACGTCGGCACCCTGGGCGGGGTCTTCCGGATCACCGACGGCCTGGCGGCCGAGTTCGGCGCGGACCGCTGCCTGGACACCCCGCTGGCCGAGGCGGGCATCCTGGGCACCGCGATCGGCATGGCGATGTACGGGCTGCGCCCGGTGGTGGAGATGCAGTTCGACGCCTTCGCCTACCCCGCGATGGAGCAACTCGTCTCGCACGTGGCCAAGATGCGCAACCGGACGGCGGGCGGGCTCGGCCTGCCGATCACCGTGCGGGTGCCCTACGGCGGCGGGATCGGCGGGGTGGAGCACCACAGCGACTCCTCCGAGGCGTACTACACGGCCACCCCCGGGCTGCACGTGGTCACCCCGGCCACCGTCTCCGACGCCTACGGCCTGCTGCGGGCCTCGATCGCCTCGGACGACCCGGTGATCTTCCTGGAGCCCAAGCGGCTCTACTGGTCCAAGGACGAGCTGGACACCACGGCCCCGAGCGAGCCGATCGGGCGCGCGGTGCTGCGCCGGGCCGGGCGCTCGGCGGTGCTGATCACCTACGGGCCCTCGCTGCCGGTCTGCCTGGAGGCGGCCGAGGCGGCCAGGGCCGAGGGCTGGGACCTGGCGGTGCTGGACCTGCGCAGCCTGGTGCCGTTCGACGACGCGACGGTCTGCGAGGTGGTCCGCTCGGTGGGCCGCGCGGTGGTGGTGCACGAGGCGAGCGGGTTCGGCGGCGTCGGTGCCGAGATCGCCGCCCGGGTCAGCGAGCGCTGCTTCCACCACCTGGCCGCTCCGGTGCTGCGGGTGACCGGCTTCGACATCCCCTACCCGCCGCCGATGCTGGAGCACCACCACCTGCCCGGCGTGGACCGGATCCTGGACGCGGTCGCCAAGCTGCAGTGGGAGGACTGA
- a CDS encoding dihydrolipoamide acetyltransferase family protein: MPIVREFTLPDLGEGLTGAEVVRWLVEVGDVIAVDQPVVEVETAKAMVEVPCPYGGVVTARYGEVGEERAVGQPLVTVAVSPEPGTTVPDAAGPQENERPLVGYGVAEGGKGSRRRRVGAAAPAGQAVAAPVAAPQPVVEQPATAIAVISPLVRRLAREHGVDLAAVAGSGPDGLIMRADVERAILPAAAPAPAAVPADAEVVPLRGLRRTVAEKLTRSHHEIPAVTVWVDADATELLAVRAQMNQAPDAPKVSLLALFARICVAALARHPELNSSVDLDANGAPVALRRHTAVHLGFAAQSERGLVVPVVRDAQRLTTEQLGAELGRLTASARAGTLTPAELTGGTFTLNNYGVFGVDGSTPILNHPEAAMLGVGRITAKPWVHEGQLAVRQVTQLSFTFDHRVCDGGTAGGFLRFVADCVERPGMLLRQV, translated from the coding sequence ATGCCCATCGTGCGTGAGTTCACCCTGCCGGACCTCGGCGAAGGACTGACCGGGGCCGAGGTGGTGCGCTGGCTGGTGGAGGTCGGCGACGTGATCGCCGTCGACCAGCCGGTGGTGGAGGTGGAGACCGCCAAGGCGATGGTGGAGGTGCCCTGCCCGTACGGCGGGGTGGTCACCGCGCGCTACGGCGAGGTCGGCGAGGAACGGGCGGTGGGACAGCCGCTGGTGACGGTGGCGGTCTCGCCGGAGCCGGGCACCACCGTGCCCGATGCCGCGGGGCCGCAGGAGAACGAGCGCCCGCTGGTGGGGTACGGCGTGGCGGAGGGCGGCAAGGGCTCGCGTCGGCGCCGGGTGGGTGCTGCGGCCCCGGCCGGGCAGGCCGTCGCTGCTCCGGTCGCCGCTCCGCAGCCGGTGGTCGAGCAGCCGGCCACCGCGATCGCGGTGATCTCCCCGCTGGTGCGCAGGCTGGCCCGGGAGCACGGCGTCGACCTGGCCGCCGTTGCCGGCAGCGGCCCGGACGGGCTGATCATGCGGGCCGACGTGGAACGCGCGATCCTGCCGGCCGCCGCCCCGGCACCCGCCGCGGTGCCTGCGGACGCGGAGGTCGTCCCGCTGCGCGGGCTGCGCCGCACGGTGGCCGAGAAGCTCACCCGCAGCCACCACGAGATCCCGGCGGTCACTGTCTGGGTGGACGCGGACGCGACCGAACTGCTCGCCGTGCGCGCCCAGATGAACCAGGCACCGGACGCCCCGAAGGTCAGCCTGCTCGCACTGTTCGCCCGGATCTGCGTGGCCGCGCTGGCCCGCCACCCCGAGCTCAACTCCAGCGTGGACCTGGACGCGAACGGCGCCCCGGTCGCGCTGCGCCGGCACACCGCCGTCCACCTGGGCTTCGCCGCGCAGAGCGAGCGCGGTCTGGTGGTCCCGGTGGTGCGCGACGCGCAACGGCTCACCACCGAGCAACTGGGCGCGGAGCTGGGCCGGTTGACAGCTTCCGCACGCGCCGGCACGCTCACCCCGGCCGAGCTGACCGGAGGCACCTTCACCCTCAACAACTACGGCGTCTTCGGCGTCGACGGCTCCACCCCGATCCTCAACCACCCGGAGGCGGCGATGCTCGGGGTGGGCCGGATCACGGCCAAACCATGGGTCCACGAAGGCCAGTTGGCAGTGCGCCAGGTCACCCAGCTGTCGTTCACCTTCGACCACCGGGTCTGCGACGGCGGCACGGCGGGCGGCTTCCTGCGCTTCGTCGCGGACTGCGTGGAGCGACCGGGGATGCTGCTGCGGCAGGTGTGA
- a CDS encoding DUF6879 family protein, which translates to MLREATRSAKHLEMRDGYMLDDPCFITWQRENRVELDAGSQAWRAAVSGATHRGVQVQRARVFSTPASDYLRFEYEYTTSLNQPAGEDVRWLPRRRSTAIALPGNDFWLFDDETLLVLHFAGNGDWEGAEIDTRPAAIDLCREAFEAVWRQAVPHEDYSIV; encoded by the coding sequence TTGCTCAGGGAAGCGACCAGGAGCGCCAAGCACCTTGAGATGCGCGACGGGTACATGCTCGACGACCCGTGCTTCATCACCTGGCAGCGGGAGAACCGGGTAGAGCTGGACGCTGGGAGCCAGGCGTGGCGCGCGGCAGTCTCAGGTGCCACGCACCGAGGAGTCCAGGTGCAGCGCGCCCGCGTCTTCTCGACGCCCGCCAGCGACTACCTGCGCTTCGAGTACGAGTACACGACGTCGCTCAACCAGCCTGCCGGCGAGGACGTCCGATGGCTTCCGCGACGGCGGAGTACCGCCATCGCTCTACCGGGGAACGACTTCTGGCTGTTCGACGATGAGACCCTCCTCGTTCTTCACTTCGCGGGCAACGGCGACTGGGAGGGCGCCGAGATCGACACGCGACCGGCAGCCATCGACCTGTGCCGGGAGGCATTCGAGGCCGTCTGGCGACAAGCCGTGCCGCACGAGGACTACAGCATCGTCTGA
- a CDS encoding helix-turn-helix domain-containing protein produces MTSETPAVRQRRLDLGKRLGEIRRDARLTARELASRAGWHESKCSNIQSGRRLPSSDDIRAWTAVCGVPEQADDLIAAAHGIEGMYVEWRRAARNGARHIQYTAVPLFKGTRHFRIYEPGVIPGLLQTRAYAGAILSTSVRRLDSGADVEAEIEAAVEGRLQRQEVLYDGGGRRFAFLIEESALRSRVADDETMAAQYGHLLRVAELPHVSLGVIPSGVRRAVWPVEGFWIFDQARVVVETVTAEITITQPSEVRQYARTFAQLGQLAVHGAALRSLVTTAIDSLG; encoded by the coding sequence GTGACCTCCGAAACACCAGCGGTCCGCCAGCGCCGGCTCGACCTCGGAAAGCGGCTGGGAGAGATCCGGAGAGACGCACGCCTCACAGCGCGGGAGCTCGCCTCTCGCGCTGGTTGGCACGAGTCCAAGTGCTCCAACATCCAGAGCGGACGCAGGCTCCCCAGCAGCGACGACATCCGCGCGTGGACAGCCGTGTGCGGTGTGCCCGAACAAGCCGACGACCTGATCGCCGCCGCCCACGGCATCGAGGGAATGTACGTCGAATGGCGGCGCGCCGCACGCAACGGTGCCCGCCACATTCAGTACACGGCGGTACCGCTCTTCAAGGGCACCCGGCACTTCCGCATCTACGAGCCAGGCGTCATTCCTGGGCTCCTCCAGACGAGGGCCTACGCTGGGGCCATCCTCAGCACGTCCGTACGCCGCTTGGATTCAGGTGCCGACGTCGAAGCGGAGATCGAAGCGGCGGTCGAGGGCAGGCTGCAGAGGCAGGAAGTGCTCTACGACGGCGGTGGGCGGCGCTTCGCCTTCCTGATCGAAGAGTCCGCGCTGCGCTCCCGCGTGGCCGATGACGAGACTATGGCCGCCCAGTACGGCCATCTCCTGCGGGTCGCCGAGCTACCGCATGTCAGCCTCGGCGTCATCCCGTCCGGCGTTCGGCGCGCGGTGTGGCCGGTCGAAGGGTTCTGGATCTTCGACCAGGCGCGTGTCGTCGTCGAGACCGTCACGGCCGAGATCACCATCACCCAGCCCAGCGAGGTGCGGCAGTACGCCCGCACCTTCGCCCAGCTCGGGCAGCTCGCTGTTCACGGCGCTGCTCTCCGGTCTCTTGTGACCACCGCGATCGACTCGCTGGGCTGA
- a CDS encoding ATP-binding protein — MPSCARPTFSQPPDWSAARKELRDLLTTAGWSDDLIHDAELALHELFVNAWKHGGSPAPVVVVVLLADQAFRTLRVSVADDSPALPEQRPRTADPYELSGRGLHLVRALTHRFGADPHERGGKRVWFELDSAA; from the coding sequence ATGCCTTCCTGTGCCCGCCCCACCTTCTCCCAGCCGCCCGACTGGTCCGCCGCCCGCAAGGAGCTGCGCGACCTCCTCACCACCGCTGGGTGGTCCGACGACCTCATCCACGACGCCGAACTCGCCCTGCACGAGCTCTTCGTCAATGCCTGGAAGCACGGCGGCAGCCCCGCGCCCGTCGTCGTGGTCGTGCTCCTCGCCGACCAGGCCTTCCGCACGCTCCGGGTCTCCGTCGCCGACGACAGCCCCGCTCTGCCCGAGCAGCGCCCCCGCACCGCCGATCCCTACGAGCTGTCCGGCAGGGGCCTGCACCTGGTCCGCGCGCTCACCCACCGGTTCGGCGCCGACCCGCACGAGCGCGGCGGCAAACGCGTCTGGTTCGAGCTGGACTCGGCCGCGTGA
- a CDS encoding helix-turn-helix domain-containing protein — protein sequence MALRTNPTLRQRRLGTELRRMREQAGLGGSQLARQLGINPAHVTQMESGRTGLSVERLYTIADLCMCTSEPLVSALADIIINRGPSGWWEEYRGVLSSHLLDLAELEGHASKLTCFSLSYVPGLLQTGSYANALFAQTLLPLPQQEVDTRTTFRLRRQQVVRSTGTPYSSLLYESCLRGQFGGAAVLRGQLASLLEDSERPGISIRVVPFDAAVFPIPSESIGHMAGPVAELDTIQLDAFDGSRLLDSPAQLGRYRATFDRIGSIALSEDESRVFIRSIMKEMQGIND from the coding sequence ATGGCCCTTCGAACGAACCCGACTCTCCGTCAGCGCCGACTTGGCACCGAGCTGCGGCGGATGCGGGAGCAGGCCGGCCTCGGAGGCAGCCAGCTCGCGCGCCAACTCGGCATCAACCCTGCCCATGTCACGCAGATGGAGAGCGGCAGGACCGGGCTCAGCGTGGAGCGCTTGTACACCATCGCTGACCTGTGCATGTGCACCAGCGAGCCCCTGGTCAGCGCGCTGGCCGACATCATCATCAACCGGGGACCGAGCGGCTGGTGGGAGGAGTACCGAGGTGTGCTTTCGTCCCATCTCCTCGATCTGGCAGAGCTGGAGGGGCACGCATCGAAGCTCACCTGCTTTTCTCTGTCCTACGTCCCTGGGCTGCTCCAGACAGGTTCCTACGCCAACGCCTTGTTCGCGCAGACGCTTCTGCCCCTCCCGCAACAGGAAGTCGACACCAGGACCACGTTCCGCCTGCGCAGGCAACAGGTTGTCCGATCAACCGGGACGCCCTACTCGTCACTCCTGTACGAATCCTGCCTACGCGGCCAGTTCGGTGGGGCCGCAGTGCTCCGCGGCCAGCTTGCCTCGCTCCTGGAAGACTCCGAGCGCCCGGGGATCTCGATCAGAGTCGTGCCGTTCGATGCGGCAGTCTTTCCGATCCCGAGTGAGAGCATCGGCCACATGGCAGGCCCAGTAGCGGAGTTGGACACCATCCAGCTCGATGCCTTTGACGGTTCCCGCCTCCTCGACTCACCCGCTCAGCTTGGGCGCTATCGCGCAACCTTTGATCGCATCGGATCTATTGCACTGTCAGAAGATGAATCACGCGTCTTCATTCGTTCCATCATGAAAGAGATGCAAGGAATCAATGACTAG